A window of the Amycolatopsis solani genome harbors these coding sequences:
- a CDS encoding glycosyltransferase, which translates to MRVLLSTYGSRGDVEPMVGFGARLRARGAEVRVCAPPDEDFARRLAEAGVEFVPYGPSAKALTKAAPAPGSLPERAAQLIAAQFDVVAAAAEGCDVVVATGMLPTMAGALSVAEKLGIRSVVVTFQKVVLPSPHHAPLAYPGKPFPAGVTDNRVLWEHDAENVNALFGDALNTNRVANGLAPVGDVREYVFGGRTWLATDPVLDPWEPVPGLDVVQTGAWIVPDARPLPAALEEFLAAGEPPVYVGFGSMPMAAAADVAAVAVEAVRAQGRRVVLSRGWADLDLLDDRDDCFVVGEVDHQELFGRVAAVVHHGGAGTTMTATRAGAAQVVVPQATDQPYWAGRVAALGAGVAHDGPVPTVASLSAALETALAPSTRARAAAVAATIRADGAEVAADLLLGSREIQPA; encoded by the coding sequence GTGCGTGTTTTGCTGTCGACGTACGGGTCGCGCGGGGACGTCGAGCCGATGGTCGGGTTCGGGGCCCGGCTGCGGGCCCGGGGCGCCGAGGTGCGGGTGTGCGCCCCGCCCGACGAGGACTTCGCCCGGCGGCTGGCCGAGGCCGGGGTGGAGTTCGTGCCGTACGGCCCGTCGGCCAAGGCGCTGACCAAGGCGGCGCCCGCGCCGGGGTCCCTGCCCGAACGCGCCGCCCAGCTGATCGCGGCCCAGTTCGACGTCGTGGCCGCGGCGGCCGAGGGCTGCGACGTGGTCGTGGCCACCGGCATGCTGCCGACCATGGCCGGCGCGCTGTCGGTCGCGGAAAAGCTCGGCATCCGGTCGGTGGTCGTGACCTTCCAGAAGGTCGTCCTGCCGTCCCCGCACCACGCGCCGCTTGCGTACCCGGGCAAGCCGTTCCCGGCGGGGGTCACCGACAACCGGGTGCTGTGGGAGCACGACGCCGAGAACGTGAACGCGCTCTTCGGCGACGCGCTGAACACCAACCGCGTCGCGAACGGCCTGGCGCCGGTCGGCGACGTCCGCGAGTACGTCTTCGGCGGCCGGACGTGGCTGGCCACGGATCCGGTGCTGGACCCGTGGGAGCCGGTGCCCGGCCTCGACGTCGTGCAGACCGGCGCCTGGATCGTGCCGGACGCGCGGCCGCTCCCAGCCGCGCTGGAGGAGTTCCTGGCGGCCGGTGAGCCGCCGGTGTACGTCGGCTTCGGCAGCATGCCGATGGCCGCGGCGGCGGACGTCGCCGCGGTCGCCGTCGAGGCGGTCCGGGCGCAGGGGCGCCGCGTGGTCCTCTCGCGCGGCTGGGCCGACCTGGACCTGCTCGACGACCGCGACGACTGCTTCGTCGTCGGGGAGGTCGACCACCAGGAGCTCTTCGGCCGGGTCGCGGCCGTCGTGCACCACGGGGGCGCGGGCACGACGATGACCGCGACGCGGGCCGGCGCGGCCCAGGTCGTCGTGCCGCAGGCGACGGACCAGCCGTACTGGGCGGGCCGGGTGGCCGCGCTGGGTGCCGGGGTCGCCCACGACGGGCCGGTGCCGACCGTCGCCTCGCTGTCCGCCGCGCTCGAGACGGCGTTGGCGCCGTCGACCCGGGCCCGCGCGGCCGCGGTGGCCGCCACGATTCGCGCCGACGGCGCCGAAGTGGCCGCGGACCTGCTGCTCGGCAGCCGCGAAATCCAGCCCGCCTGA
- the rox gene encoding rifampin monooxygenase, translating to MFDVIVAGGGPTGTMLAAELRLHGVRVLVLEREAEPVKEVRSLGLHVRSIEVMAQRGLLDRFLAEGKQFQMAGYFAGIDKPWPERLDSAHAYVLGIPQPVTQRLLTEHALEAGAEIRPGSEVVGLSQDDEGVTVELAGGEQLRARYLVGCDGGRSTVRKLLGIGFPGEPARHETLLGEMEVTTPAEEVTAIVTEIRKTEKFFGLGPLGQTGRYRVIVPAESVREDRSVPPTLEEFKERLRVYAGTDFGVHSPLWLSRFGDATRLAERYRDGRVFLAGDAAHIHPPLGGQGLNLGLQDALNLGWKLAAELGGWAPAGLLDTYQAERHPVAADVLDNTRAQGELMRPDAGPQALRRLLAKLMDFEEVNRYLIGRIVGIEIRYDFGDEHELVGRRLRDLTLKQGRLYDLMHGGRGLLLDQTGSLSVTGWADRVDHVVDVSEELDVPAVLVRPDGHVAWVGEDQEQLQDRLARWFGAPAAA from the coding sequence ATGTTCGACGTGATCGTGGCCGGTGGCGGCCCGACGGGGACGATGCTGGCCGCCGAACTGCGGCTGCACGGTGTGCGGGTGCTCGTGCTGGAGCGGGAGGCGGAGCCGGTCAAGGAGGTGCGGTCGCTCGGGCTGCACGTGCGCAGCATCGAAGTGATGGCCCAGCGCGGCCTGCTGGACCGCTTCCTCGCCGAGGGCAAGCAGTTCCAGATGGCCGGGTACTTCGCCGGCATCGACAAGCCGTGGCCGGAACGGCTGGACAGCGCGCACGCCTACGTCCTCGGCATCCCGCAGCCCGTCACCCAGCGGCTGCTGACCGAGCACGCGCTCGAGGCCGGCGCCGAGATCCGGCCCGGCAGCGAGGTGGTGGGGCTGAGCCAGGACGACGAGGGCGTCACCGTCGAGCTGGCCGGTGGCGAGCAGCTGCGGGCGCGTTACCTCGTCGGCTGCGACGGCGGGCGCAGCACCGTCCGGAAGCTGCTGGGGATCGGCTTCCCCGGCGAGCCCGCCCGGCACGAGACGCTGCTGGGCGAGATGGAGGTGACCACGCCGGCGGAGGAGGTGACCGCCATCGTGACCGAGATCCGCAAGACGGAGAAGTTCTTCGGGCTCGGCCCGCTCGGGCAAACCGGGCGCTACCGGGTCATCGTGCCCGCCGAGAGCGTGCGCGAGGACCGCTCGGTCCCGCCCACGCTGGAGGAGTTCAAGGAGCGGCTGCGCGTGTACGCGGGCACCGACTTCGGCGTGCACTCGCCGCTGTGGCTGTCCCGCTTCGGCGACGCGACCAGGCTCGCCGAGCGCTACCGGGACGGCCGGGTCTTCCTGGCGGGCGACGCGGCGCACATCCACCCGCCGCTCGGTGGGCAGGGCCTCAACCTCGGGCTCCAGGACGCGCTGAACCTCGGCTGGAAACTGGCCGCCGAGCTCGGCGGGTGGGCGCCGGCCGGGCTGCTCGACACCTACCAGGCCGAGCGGCACCCGGTGGCCGCCGACGTGCTGGACAACACCCGCGCCCAGGGCGAGCTGATGCGCCCCGACGCCGGGCCGCAGGCCCTGCGCCGGCTGCTGGCGAAGCTGATGGACTTCGAGGAGGTCAACCGGTACCTGATCGGGCGGATCGTCGGGATCGAGATCCGCTACGACTTCGGCGACGAGCACGAGCTGGTCGGACGGCGGCTGCGGGACCTGACCCTGAAGCAGGGCCGGCTGTACGACCTGATGCACGGCGGCCGCGGCCTGCTGCTCGACCAGACCGGGAGCCTGTCGGTGACCGGTTGGGCGGACCGGGTCGACCACGTGGTGGACGTCAGCGAAGAGCTGGACGTGCCCGCGGTGCTGGTGCGGCCGGACGGCCACGTCGCCTGGGTGGGCGAAGACCAGGAACAACTGCAGGACCGGCTGGCGCGGTGGTTCGGCGCGCCGGCCGCGGCGTGA